One genomic region from Pecten maximus chromosome 5, xPecMax1.1, whole genome shotgun sequence encodes:
- the LOC117328477 gene encoding TRAF3-interacting protein 1-like: MGKDRGIKAYRKEMYQNTHTAKERRVNRRDTEERRVNRRDTEERRVNIRDTEERRVNRRDSEERRVNRRDSEDRRVNRRDSDERRVNRRDAEERRVNRRDTEERRVNRRKTEERRVNRRDTEERRVNRRDTEERRVNRRDTEERRVNRRDTEERRVNRRDTEERRVNRRKTEERRVNRRKTEERRVNRRDTEERRVPFCPYKSDIAALSVRFCDAVVAHLLQEYGFTPRLFA, encoded by the exons ATGGGAAAGGATCGTGGAATAAAGGCTTACCGAAAGGAAATGTACCAA AATACACACACCGCAAAGGAGAGACGTGTCAACAGACGCGACACTGAGGAGAGACGTGTTAACAGACGCGACACTGAGGAGAGACGTGTCAACATACGCGACACTGAGGAGAGACGTGTTAACAGACGCGACTCTGAGGAGAGACGTGTCAATAGACGCGACTCTGAGGACAGACGTGTCAACAGACGCGACTCTGATGAGAGACGTGTCAACAGACGCGATGCTGAGGAGAGACGTGTCAACAGACGTGACACTGAGGAGAGACGTGTCAACAGACGCAAGACTGAGGAGAGACGTGTCAACAGACGCGACACTGAGGAGAGACGTGTCAATAGACGCGACACTGAGGAGAGACGTGTCAATAGACGCGACACTGAGGAGAGACGTGTCAACAGACGCGACACTGAGGAGAGACGCGTCAATAGACGCGACACTGAGGAGAGACGTGTCAACAGACGCAAGACTGAGGAGAGACGTGTCAACAGACGCAAGACTGAGGAGAGACGTGTCAACAGACGTGACACTGAGGAGAGACGTGTCCCGTTTTGTCCGTATAAAAGTGATATTG CTGCCCTATCAGTACGATTCTGCGATGCTGTTGTTGCTCATCTCTTGCAAGAGTATGGATTCACGCCTCGTCTGTTCGCTTAA